In Oryza sativa Japonica Group chromosome 11, ASM3414082v1, the following are encoded in one genomic region:
- the LOC4349843 gene encoding uncharacterized protein, translated as MTVTTVVEETNNPAATAVKVEEKTAAATTTTTTTTQVDKKTTSGEEEKPKPVVTYRYICENIHRLDRNDPFFFTWGMRNETAYAMCLLSLLYAVLSLCLLLPWQPIPTEGDGDHPLINSIWTFSLLALSYMFCWIISLSEAITKLVAFTSITYGILMAFAVAHLLGRVVGMAVIVIAVLYTTGMFAHAIAEHRQHTGSDTAADALLTKKLTTEQMQREELRRLPFIVLGAYSLFVFGCTAWLVFTEMGSISTATVIIVLAEVSIGTCFISYLWSILLSVGLLHDTFVSHDTIVFKAGSYSIALYFLAFLLIAMFESKLLGLSVLLLIPMAMAGFLGYLVAVYSHYKSLRDKLDINNLK; from the exons ATGACCGTCACCACCGTCGTCGAGGAGACGAAcaaccccgccgccaccgccgtcaagGTCGAGGAgaaaaccgccgccgccaccaccaccaccaccaccaccacccaggTCGACAAGAAGACGACcagtggggaggaggagaagccgaAGCCCGTCGTCACCTACCGCTATATCTGTGAGAATATCCATCGTCTCGATCGAAACGATCCTTTTTTCTTCACCTGGGGCATGAGGAATGAAACTGCCTATGCCATGTGCTTGCTCTCTCTCCTTTACGCCGTACTCTCCCTATGCCTTCTTCTTCCATGGCAGCCTATACCCACAGAAGGCGATGGCGACCACCCACTAATCAACTCGATTTGGACTTTCTCGCTCCTTGCTTTGTCTTACATGTTCTGTTGGATTATCTCGTTGTCCGAGGCTATCACTAAGCTAGTTGCCTTCACCAGTATCACCTATGGCATTCTAATGGCTTTCGCTGTTGCTCACCTCCTCGGCCGTGTGGTTGGCATGGCCGTCATAGTTATTGCTGTGCTATATACCACCGGCATGTTTGCTCATGCCATCGCCGAGCATCGCCAGCACACGGGCAGTGACACGGCCGCAGATGCCCTGCTCACCAAGAAGCTAACCACAGAGCAGATGCAGCGCGAGGAATTGCGGCGCCTCCCCTTCATCGTCCTCGGCGCGTATTCACTCTTTGTGTTTGGTTGCACGGCATGGCTGGTCTTCACTGAGATGGGCAGCATAAGCACGGCCACGGTGATCATCGTTTTGGCGGAGGTCTCAATTGGGACGTGCTTCATCTCATACCTGTGGAGTATATTGCTCTCTGTGGGTTTGCTCCACGATACCTTTGTCTCTCATGATACCATCGTCTTCAAGGCTGGTTCATATTCAATTGCGCTCTACTTCCTTGCTTTTCTGCTTATCGCCATGTTTGAGAGCAAACTTCTTGGCTTGTCCGTGCTTTTACTCATACCAATGGCGATGGCTGGGTTCCTCGGCTATCTCGTCGCGGTGTACTCACACTACAAGTCACTGAGAG ACAAGCTTGACATCAACAATCTGAAGTAG
- the LOC136353841 gene encoding uncharacterized protein, which produces MRINEIGGGGGMRLVSLAYAVLSLYLLLWRVPGDQPLTWVTDFSLLACTYMYFWIISLSETITKVATFTGITCGILLSFAAAQLLGPVTGMAVMVLGMLCAAGVLGHAVAEHRHRIGSEEAASALATWTLTEEQTELEEGPYAFHAGVLVAAYSLFLLAVMAWLAVDQRGGVDTVTVATMVFEVSLVVVFVSFIWTGFVSVFLLHEALLSQASLTSRIRSK; this is translated from the exons ATGAGGATCAAcgagatcggcggcggcggcggcatgcgctTGGTGTCGCTGGCGTACGCCGTGCTCTCCCTCTACCTCCTCCTATGGCGCGTACCTGGCGACCAGCCGCTAACCTGGGTCACCGACTTCTCGCTCCTCGCCTGCACCTACATGTACTTCTGGATCATCTCCCTGTCAGAGACCATCACCAAGGTCGCCACCTTCACCGGCATCACATGCGGCATCCTACtgtccttcgccgccgcgcaactcCTCGGCCCGGTCACCGGCATGGCCGTCATGGTCCTCGGCATGCTCTGCGCCGCCGGGGTCCtcggccacgccgtcgccgagcaCCGCCACCGCATCGGCAGCGAGGAGGCCGCATCCGCCCTGGCCACATGGACGCTAACCGAGGAGCAGACGGAGCTCGAGGAAGGGCCCTACGCCTTCCACGCCGgcgtcctcgtcgccgcctaCTCGCTCTTCCTCCTGGCTGTCATGGCGTGGCTCGCCGTCGaccagcgcggcggcgtcgacacGGTCACCGTGGCCACCATGGTGTTTGAG gtgtCGCTCGTGGTTGTGTTCGTCTCCTTCATCTGGACCGGCTTCGTGTCCGTCTTCCTGCTCCATGAGGCCCTCCTCTCGCAG GCAAGTTTAACGTCGAGAATCC